One window from the genome of Cryptomeria japonica chromosome 6, Sugi_1.0, whole genome shotgun sequence encodes:
- the LOC131052873 gene encoding uncharacterized protein At1g76070-like: MAIFTRCMKVDKKDEKNFEDSDKLHLRSRSSKESQSASSNPVLACLPKMSSIISGYHMASVSPGRVEYGCRANRAGGIRRPISLIPKEAMEKKNDHRFEPQEPTSPKVSCTGQVKKIKQAKQILMRSQDRPPLSSQTRPLLSPPGGKFSKMKSFFSGKKVTESALCESPDQIAVNNCPSLGQMKRFSSARHCDALANVWTEIHNN; the protein is encoded by the coding sequence ATGGCAATCTTTACTCGCTGTATGAAAGTCGATAAGAAAGACGAGAAAAATTTCGAAGACTCGGACAAATTACATTTGCGATCAAGGTCCTCCAAGGAGTCGCAAAGCGCGAGCTCGAATCCCGTGCTCGCCTGTTTGCCCAAGATGTCATCGATCATATCTGGATATCACATGGCTTCAGTCAGTCCAGGAAGAGTAGAGTATGGCTGTAGAGCTAACAGAGCAGGTGGAATTAGACGCCCAATTTCATTAATTCCAAAGGAAGCCATGGAAAAGAAGAATGACCACAGGTTCGAACCTCAGGAGCCCACGTCTCCCAAAGTGTCGTGTACTGGGCAAGTGAAGAAGATAAAACAGGCCAAGCAAATACTAATGAGGTCTCAGGATCGACCCCCGCTGTCATCTCAAACGAGGCCCCTTCTATCGCCTCCCGGCGGCAAATTTTCCAAGATGAAATCTTTTTTCTCCGGCAAGAAAGTGACGGAATCGGCACTTTGCGAGTCCCCAGATCAGATTGCAGTAAATAATTGCCCTTCCCTTGGCCAGATGAAAAGGTTTTCCTCCGCTAGGCACTGCGATGCACTGGCAAATGTATGGACAGAGATTCACAACAATTGA